The sequence GTATTCTCCGAGGCGGCTTGCCGCGATCTGCTTGCAAAGCTGCCGCTGCCAAACGAAAATAAAAGATTTTACACCATAGAAGGAGCTGACCATTCATTGAAGACGCGAAACGGCAAACACGATCCTAAAATAATGGATGAGATGCTCTCCCTCCTGTGTCAAGATGAGGCGTAAAACAGCCGCGATCTGCACCGCCCTGCTTTTGCTCTGTACAGCGGCGCTTTCTGCCTCGGCGGCCGGCGTTGACTACAAGGAGCTTCAGGAAGAGCCGCTTGAGACGGCGATAAGAAAACTTGCCTCCCCGGGAAACCTCGAGTGGGACAAAAAAGAGATGATGACGGGCGGAGCGCCCGATTTTATAAAAAACATGAAATGGCCGCTTAGAACAGGCTTCTTCAGCCGCGGATTCAGAAGAGGCGCCCACACCGGCGCCGACCTTACCGCTCCAAAGGGAACGCCCGTATACGCGGCGCTTGACGGCGTAGTCGAAGTCGTTTCAAACGGAGGCGCTGGCTTCAGGGGATACGGCAAGGTGATAGTCATCAACCACTACGGAAAGCTCTGGACGCTCTACTCTCATCAGTCGGCCAACCTCGTCAAAGTGGGCCAGCGCGTGAAGCAGGGCGAAAAAATAGGCCTAGTAGGCCGCACCGGCCGCGCCACAGCGAACCACGTGCATTTTGAGGTGCGCAACGCGCGAGGCACGCCTCTTGACCCAATGAAATATCTCCCGCAGGAGGGCCGTCTGCCCCACAGATAAACATCAGGGGTTGCCAAATGCGGAATCTTTGCTATAATACTCTTCGTCATGAATTTTGTGACCTGCTATTCCTCGATGGCGCAATCGGCAGCGCGGGTGGCTGTTAACCACTAGGTTCGAGGTTCGAGTCCTCGTCGAGGAGCCAGAGTGCTCATGACAGTCTGCATCACTAAGATGCGGGCTGTCATTTTTTTTACCTTAACG comes from Cloacibacillus sp. and encodes:
- a CDS encoding M23 family metallopeptidase, with product MRRKTAAICTALLLLCTAALSASAAGVDYKELQEEPLETAIRKLASPGNLEWDKKEMMTGGAPDFIKNMKWPLRTGFFSRGFRRGAHTGADLTAPKGTPVYAALDGVVEVVSNGGAGFRGYGKVIVINHYGKLWTLYSHQSANLVKVGQRVKQGEKIGLVGRTGRATANHVHFEVRNARGTPLDPMKYLPQEGRLPHR